In the genome of Thunnus thynnus chromosome 6, fThuThy2.1, whole genome shotgun sequence, the window gaccacagattTTATCCCAaggtcccccatctgataagattctTGCCTTTAGATGTTTTACTACacagtgtatgaaacccatgaccaaaacagTCATACATTCTCTCACTGTGTTACTTACGATGGaattatgatgaaaataaattaaatgattgCTGGGAATcccctggaaccccctcaaggacccctgggggtccctggaccccCACTTTCAGGGCCACTGACTTGGATtctgtcaaaataaataaataaataaataaataaataaatactatttCTGAACCAGTACAGGACGTCTTGATTGGACGTTCAAACGTCTAAATCTTAGCTGGGACGGTTCTTATCTGTGGTTTTGAGAGTCAGAATTAATTTTGAAGCATTTAAAATGACTTGGGTtctgtcaaaataaataaatgctgtcAAACCCCAACCCGGGACTTCAGGTCACATGACCCTGCACGTCATCcagatataataataaacagacaCTTACTGATGGGCTGTAAGTGCTCTGATGAGCTGTACTGCTCCTCGTCGTCCTCCGCCTCCACTGGACCCAGATGTTTGTGGATCTCCCCGTCGTCAACTTCGTCCCAGAGGCTGACGACAACCTCCTGATGCTCCTCTCTGACGGCAGGcggtggtggaggaggtggtgatgGAGATGTGGGTGCAGGCGGGGGGCTAGGACTCCGGTTCCGCTTAACCGGGTTTCCTGCGGGCGCGTTTGAGAAAACCCGGTGGCACTGCTCATAAAACGGCCAGTCGACGCGGGCGCTCCCGCAGCGGGTCTTCTGCTGGTGGTACTTGGTGTACTGCTTCCTCAGCGCCTTCAGTTTGCTGATCACCTGCATGTGCGACCTGTACACCCCCCTCTCCGCCAGCAGTCTGGTCATCCTGTTGTAAACTACAGAGTCCTTCACCGTGCCCGTGATCTGGTTGCGGATCGCCTCCGACCCCCGGATGGTCAAAAgttctttaatttcattttcctgCCAGTTGTGCATcttcttttgtggaaaaatccGTCGCGGAATCGTCTCAACTTATTATAAACACCTCCCTTGTATATTTGCGCCGCTAACGTCATATTTCTGTGCCGGAAGAGGACGTGTTCAAAGATCGTCTATTCTGGATCACTCACTCTGTAGctaaaaattacttttaatgtaaatatttaaaacaattatgCACATAAACTTTTTGCCATATTAGTTATTTATCAATAAGTAATTATAATGTGTTACATAATTGAATAAAACATACGATAAAAAATGGCAATAAGTAACAATATTATTTGATGCTATagattaaaggacaagttcacagtttttcaagtctgtcttaaagcaatAGTCAGGTTCCCAAATGAAGATTAAAAAAGGTTTTACTAGACCATGAAAAGATTTAGCCCCAGTGCTGACACCTCTGCCCAGTCAGGGTGCAGTCCCATTTCCAGCCAGCCTCTCACCAGTGCCAGGGTCATGTCTGCCTCCTGCTGTTGCAGCGT includes:
- the LOC137184206 gene encoding uncharacterized protein, with translation MHNWQENEIKELLTIRGSEAIRNQITGTVKDSVVYNRMTRLLAERGVYRSHMQVISKLKALRKQYTKYHQQKTRCGSARVDWPFYEQCHRVFSNAPAGNPVKRNRSPSPPPAPTSPSPPPPPPPAVREEHQEVVVSLWDEVDDGEIHKHLGPVEAEDDEEQYSSSEHLQPITYTVPSKKRKTTVMEQVSTLVSATVTQLREMDAAMQAQEDARLQRLMDHEKEMQNNLMSQLTAMHERISRENHERHLELVDRILSRFPSPSAPSGP